In Helianthus annuus cultivar XRQ/B chromosome 9, HanXRQr2.0-SUNRISE, whole genome shotgun sequence, the following are encoded in one genomic region:
- the LOC110874138 gene encoding uncharacterized protein LOC110874138 produces MNRPVIDGADAFGSCLLQDKGFKLLVLVENWTYNLRFCGVQLWLSRNFHYKNTTFIDHHDWHFLYVTILYSELLNMLLEGRLDVTILHWFAMHFFESLNSRCAFFNPQKITGSQCKTFLEDVKKNVKEICELHSKKVFYLASYLAGKYWSLIIVCPDFKFGNIVDSIRKGRPIKITSSSRITEEVFEINFKWHMAQCKQQKGSCECGYMVIKHMKEFIDSIQHDLVNRLWNEEGYFEESQIENLVVDLMSGFIKKMF; encoded by the exons ATGAATCGACCCGTCATCGATG GGGCTGATGCGTTTGGTTCCTGTTTACTGCAAGATAAAGGGTTTAAACTACTTGTTTTGGTGGAAAATTGGACCTACAATCTTCG CTTCTGTGGAGTACAACTCTGGCTGTCAAGAAACTTTCATTATAAAAACACCACATTCATAGATCATCACGACTG GCATTTCTTGTATGTAACAATCTTGTATTCCGAATTGTTAAACATGCTTTTGGAGGGTCGGCTTGATGTCACAATATTACATTGGTTTGCCAT GCATTTCTTTGAGTCGCTCAATTCTAGGTGTGCTTTTTTCAATCCACAAAAAATCACTGGATCACAGTGTAAAACATTTCTTGAAGACGTTAAAAAAAACGTAAAAGAAATATGTGAGCTTCATTCTAAAAAAGTGTTCTATCTTGCATCATACTTAGCCGG TAAATATTGGTCGCTTATAATTGTTTGCCCAGATTTCAAATTCGGCAATATTGTTGATTCTATAAGGAAGGGAAGACCCATAAAAATTACAAGCTCGTCAAGAATCACTGAAGAAGTTTTTGAGATTAATTTTAAGTGGCACATGGCACAG TGCAAACAACAGAAAGGCAGTTGTGAATGTGGGTATATGGTAATCAAACATATGAAAGAGTTTATCGACTCTATACAACATGATTTGGTTAACCGA ctTTGGAACGAAGAAGGGTATTTTGAAGAATCTCAAATTGAGAATTTAGTGGTAGATTTAATGTCGGGATTTATTAAAAAGATgttttga
- the LOC110875323 gene encoding disease resistance protein RPV1-like — protein MASPSVSSVQKMFMYDVFLSFRGEDTRKTFVDHLYLALHQKGITTYKDEERMEKGERISDQLITAIEDSRFHIIVFSKNYASSSWCLDELVKIMECQKTVEQTAYPIFYDVEPTEIRNQSGVVGEAFAKHVEKEAAGRWRDALIEAAGLGGWELKNTLDGILMESSLTCRHEAKFIQQIVVEVSLKLHFFNSSIDERLVGMETRVKHVVSSLEIDSDDVRMIGIWGMGGSGKTTLARAVFDHISIWFEGKSFVENVREVSKGSLSGPKKLQKQVLRNVLNDQGIIVTSVYDGKHMMKKMMGSRKVLVVLDDVDDIGQLEALVGDAAWFKPGSRIIITTRDEQVLKAHRVNIIHDACLLSYKEAICLFSRCAFGREIPNHGYKELSRKVVHYAAGLPLTIKVLGSFLFDRTQGEWEDTIQRLKTIPLKETLEKLEISYNGLEDDQKEIFLDIACILKGTTKNRTIRILESCGFRAHIGLRVLEQKSLLTITKDKDVASHFYDDFERLLLHDHIVEMGMSIVRRVHPEEPNRHRRLWIKEEIEDILVNELGTESTRSIQLWNSDLHPAIIMKGLKKMKELRFLCVLPGRTWQVDEVNQHLPDALRSLSWLRYPFQSLPTTFQANKLVNLEMIRSKITELWEGGERKVLDKIRFLDLSHSKLRTFDIRMTPHLEELYLSECPDLLKLHMLGEYPKLKLIDLSGSVEVHKLHLGMTPHLEKLNLERCYKLLELHLTVECPNLKFLDLSYSQVNNLNLRMTPHLEKLKLSGCARLQEVHAPMGCLNNLFYLNLRGCSRFEDFSVDKRRQTTSTSILTATTVYECPLHPENNLPTFQLTCVYDETISSWCGNIENLFSSSLCACPKLESFFASICGLQHVRELNLESRRSRKVPKDICQLESLEKLSMRMDEIRHLPDDIYMLKHLKSLDLQYCGRLLQLPEDLGRLECLEELNLSNCSYLQDIPNSICNMKCLTLVQNNFFGAVFYALFYVVP, from the exons ATGGCTTCTCCTTCAGTTTCATCAGTTCAAAAGATGTTCATGTATGATGTCTTCTTGAGTTTTCGGGGTGAAGACACCCGCAAGACGTTTGTTGATCATCTCTATCTTGCTCTTCACCAGAAAGGCATTACCACTTATAAAGATGAAGAAAGAATGGAGAAAGGGGAAAGGATCAGTGATCAGCTTATCACTGCCATTGAAGACTCGAGATTTCACATAATTGTTTTCTCCAAGAACTATGCTTCTTCATCTTGGTGCTTAGACGAGCTCGTCAAGATTATGGAATGCCAAAAGACAGTGGAGCAGACTGCTTACCCCATCTTCTATGACGTGGAACCAACCGAAATCCGCAACCAAAGTGGGGTGGTAGGAGAAGCCTTTGCAAAACATGTAGAGAAAGAGGCTGCTGGGAGATGGAGAGATGCTCTGATAGAAGCAGCCGGTCTAGGTGGGTGGGAGTTGAAGAACACTTTGGATGG TATTCTAATGGAATCATCTTTAACATGCAGACATGAAGCAAAATTCATTCAACAAATTGTTGTAGAGGTTTCACTAAAGCTACATTTCTTTAATTCAAGCATTGATGAGAGGTTAGTAGGCATGGAGACCCGGGTAAAGCATGTGGTTTCATCATTAGAAATTGATTCTGATGATGTTCGTATGATTGGGATCTGGGGGATGGGAGGTAGTGGGAAGACGACGTTGGCCAGAGCTGTTTTTGATCACATATCCATTTGGTTTGAAGGTAAAAGCTTTGTTGAGAATGTCAGAGAAGTTTCAAAAGGCTCTTTGTCTGGTCCGAAGAAATTGCAAAAACAGGTCCTTAGAAATGTGTTAAATGATCAAGGCATTATTGTAACAAGTGTTTATGATGGAAAACATATGATGAAAAAGATGATGGGTAGTAGAAAGGTTCTTGTAGTTCTAGATGATGTGGATGATATAGGTCAGCTTGAAGCGTTAGTTGGTGATGCTGCATGGTTTAAGCCGGGGAGTAGAATCATCATCACAACAAGAGATGAGCAAGTGTTGAAAGCACATCGAGTGAACATTATTCATGATGCATGTTTGTTATCATATAAGGAAGCAATTTGTCTCTTCAGTAGGTGTGCATTTGGGAGAGAGATTCCAAATCATGGGTATAAAGAGCTCTCTAGAAAAGTTGTACATTATGCTGCCGGTCTTCCCTTAAcaatcaaagttttgggttcattTCTTTTTGATAGAACCCAGGGTGAATGGGAAGATACCATCCAAAGACTAAAGACAATTCCGTTGAAAGAAACTTTGGAAAAACTTGAAATAAGCTATAATGGTCTAGAGGATGATCAAAAAGAAATATTTCTTGATATTGCTTGCATACTTAAAGGTACAACTAAGAATAGAACAATCAGAATACTTGAAAGTTGTGGGTTTCGTGCTCATATTGGTTTAAGAGTTCTTGAACAAAAATCCTTGTTAACTATAACTAAGGATAAAGATGTTGCTTCGCATTTTTATGATGATTTTGAGAGGTTGCTCCTGCATGACCATATAGTGGAAATGGGAATGAGTATTGTTCGGCGCGTGCACCCTGAGGAGCCTAACAGACATAGGCGGTTATGGATTAAAGAAGAAATTGAAGATATACTAGTTAATGAATTG GGTACTGAATCAACAAGAAGTATACAACTATGGAATTCGGATCTCCATCCAGCAATAATTATGAAAGGTCTTAAAAAGATGAAGGAACTTAGATTTCTTTGTGTGCTACCTGGAAGAACATGGCAAGTTGATGAAGTTAACCAACACTTACCAGATGCTTTACGATCTCTATCTTGGCTTCGTTACCCTTTTCAGTCTTTACCTACAACGTTTCAAGCAAATAAGCTAGTTAACCTTGAAATGATTAGGAGCAAGATCACTGAACTTTGGGAAGGGGGAGAAAGAAAG GTTCTTGATAAGATTAGATTCCTTGACCTCAGTCATTCTAAATTAAGAACCTTTGACATTAGAATGACTCCACATCTCGAGGAGTTATATCTTAGTGAATGTCCAGATCTTCTCAAACTCCACATGCTAGGTGAATATCCAAAACTCAAACTCATCGATCTTAGTGGTTCTGTGGAGGTGCATAAGCTTCACCTTGGGATGACTCCACATCTTGAGAAGTTAAATCTTGAAAGATGTTATAAACTTTTAGAACTCCATTTGACCGTTGAATGTCCTAACCTCAAATTCCTTGACCTTAGTTATTCTCAGGTGAATAATCTTAACCTCAGGATGACTCCACATCTTGAGAAGTTAAAACTTAGCGGATGTGCTCGTCTTCAAGAAGTTCACGCTCCCATGGGATGTCTAAATAATCTTTTCTACTTAAACTTACGTGGTTGCTCGAGGTTTGAAGATTTTTCTGTTGACAAACGACGTCAAACAACTAGTACTTCTATACTAACTGCAACAACCGTATATGAATGCCCACTGCATCCTGAGAATAATTTGCCAACGTTTCAGCTTACATGTGTTTATGATGAAACTATATCCTCATGGTGTGGAAATATTGAGAATCTTTTTTCTTCTAGTCTGTGTGCTTGCCCAAAGCTTGAGTCATTTTTTGCAAGCATTTGTGGTTTACAACATGTAAGAGAGCTTAACCTCGAAAGCAGAAGAAGTCGGAAGGTGCCCAAGGATATTTGTCAGTTAGAAAGTCTAGAGAAGCTATCTATGAGGATGGATGAGATTAGGCATCTTCCGGATGACATTTATATGTTGAAACATCTGAAATCACTTGATCTTCAATATTGTGGGCGTCTATTGCAGTTGCCGGAGGATCTTGGTAGGTTAGAGTGTTTAGAGGAGTTAAACCTAAGTAATTGTTCATACTTACAAGATATCCCGAACAGCATATGTAACATGAAGTGCTTAACACTAGTACAAAATAACTTTTTTGGTGCTGTATTTTATGCTTTATTTTATGTTGTACCATAG